The following are encoded together in the Juglans microcarpa x Juglans regia isolate MS1-56 chromosome 2D, Jm3101_v1.0, whole genome shotgun sequence genome:
- the LOC121248177 gene encoding LOW QUALITY PROTEIN: 60S ribosomal protein L36-2-like (The sequence of the model RefSeq protein was modified relative to this genomic sequence to represent the inferred CDS: substituted 2 bases at 2 genomic stop codons), whose protein sequence is MAPKQPNTSLFVGLNKGHIVTKKDLAPXPSDRKXKTSKRVHFVRNLIREVARFVPYEKRIVELLKVGKDKRALKVAKRKLGTHKRTKNKCEEIYGVLCKMRSDGAGEKK, encoded by the coding sequence ATGGCTCCTAAACAGCCAAATACTAGCCTCTTTGTGGGTTTAAATAAAGGCCATATTGTCACCAAGAAAGATTTGGCTCCTTGACCCTCTGATCGCAAATGAAAAACAAGTAAAAGAGTCCACTTTGTGAGGAACTTGATTAGGGAAGTTGCTAGATTTGTACCATATGAGAAGAGGATCGTTGAGCTTCTAAAAGTTGGTAAGGACAAGCGTGCCCTGAAAGTTGCCAAAAGAAAGCTTGGAACTCACAAGAGGACAAAGAATAAGTGCGAGGAAATTTATGGTGTTCTCTGCAAGATGAGGTCTGATGGAGCTGGAGAAAAGAAGTGA
- the LOC121248178 gene encoding microsomal glutathione S-transferase 3-like — MGGVELVLPKEYGYVVIVLVLYCFLNFWMAGQVGKARKRYKVPYPTLYALESENKDAKLFNCVQRGHQNSLELMPTFCTLMILGGMRHPRATALLGLLYIVTRFFYFTGYATGDPQKRLTLGKFGFLALLGLLISTVSFGVSLLL; from the exons ATGGGTGGAGTGGAGTTGGTGCTGCCTAAGGAGTACGGCTATGTGGTCATCGTTCTCGTTCTCTACTGCTTTCTCAACTTCTGGATGGCTGGCCAAGTTGGCAAGGCCCGAAAAAG GTACAAAGTGCCATATCCCACCCTCTACGCTTTAGAATCTGAAAACAAAGATGCAAAGCTCTTCAACTGTGTTCAG AGAGGGCATCAGAACTCGCTGGAGCTGATGCCCACGTTTTGCACGCTGATGATATTGGGAGGGATGAGGCATCCTCGCGCTACAGCTCTGCTTGGTCTACTCTACATCGTGACTCGCTTTTTCTACTTCACAGGCTATGCCACGGGCGATCCCCAGAAGCGTCTCACCCTTGGGAAATTTGGCTTCTTGGCCTTGTTGGGGCTTTTAATCTCCACTGTCTCATTCGGTGTCAGTCTTCTTCTTTGA
- the LOC121248179 gene encoding CASP-like protein 2A1: MLAEKTATSPMEIMGPRDEEDGSNSNAMRTAETLLRLVPMALCISALVLMLKDSQTNDFGSISYSDLGTFRYLVHANGICAGYSLLSAIIIVAMPRPSSMSRAWTFFFLDQVLTYTILAAGAVSVEVLFLAYKGDTAITWSAACGSFGGFCHKATASVVITFVVVACYAMISLISSYKLFSKFDAPVANPGRGINITAFQG, encoded by the exons ATGTTGGCAGAGAAGACAGCTACCTCTCCTATGGAGATCATGGGGCCAAGAGACGAGGAGGATGGGAGTAATAGCAACGCCATGCGCACTGCAGAGACCTTGCTGCGTTTGGTCCCCATGGCTCTATGCATCTCTGCACTCGTGCTCATGCTCAAGGACTCTCAGACCAACGACTTCGGTTCCATTTCCTACTCTGACCTGGGAACCTTCAG GTATTTGGTGCACGCCAATGGAATTTGCGCAGGCTATTCCCTTCTTTCAGCCATCATTATTGTAGCCATGCCTCGCCCCTCCAGCATGTCCCGCGCTTggactttcttcttccttgacCAG GTGCTCACCTACACTATTCTAGCTGCCGGAGCTGTGTCAGTAGAGGTGTTATTCCTGGCATACAAGGGAGATACGGCCATCACCTGGAGTGCAGCTTGTGGGTCTTTTGGAGGGTTCTGTCATAAGGCCACAGCATCCGTAGTCATTACATTCGTTGTAGTGGCTTGCTATGCAATGATTTCGCTCATTTCATCCTATAAACTTTTCAGCAAATTTGATGCACCTGTGGCCAACCCCGGCAGGGGCATCAACATTACCGCCTTTCAAGGCTGA